Proteins encoded in a region of the Meiothermus sp. QL-1 genome:
- a CDS encoding RtcB family protein produces the protein MKYHIFGQHDENTLAQLRDVASRAVRAALMADGHLGYIMPIGGVAAYREQVSVAGVGFDIACGNAAIRTDLRLEHLEGRLEEAADEIAGTISFGLGRTNRADDAPVNHPLFEDPAWEAIPKAHREALREKARAQLGTVGGGNHYVDVFADEEGRIWVGVHFGSRGLGHTIASGFLALARDQPWGSRVKEFEALLELKSPLGQAYWAAMELAGRYAYVGREWVARKVVEILGGKELELVHNHHNFAWKEVHGGETLVVVRKGATPAFPGQKGFVGGSMGDDAVILQGSTNPEARPLQEAALYSTVHGAGRVMSRRAALGRRREPGRVSRTEMQAWLKRKGVVLRGGDVDESPQVYRRLSEVLKAQGPTVEVLHVLRPLVVVMAGEGEFDPYKD, from the coding sequence GCTTCGGGACGTGGCCTCCCGAGCGGTACGGGCAGCCCTGATGGCCGACGGGCACCTGGGCTACATCATGCCCATCGGCGGGGTGGCGGCCTACCGGGAGCAGGTCTCGGTGGCCGGGGTGGGCTTCGACATCGCCTGCGGCAACGCGGCCATCCGCACCGATTTGCGTTTAGAACACCTGGAAGGCCGCCTGGAAGAAGCAGCCGATGAGATTGCCGGCACCATCTCCTTCGGCCTGGGGCGCACCAACCGGGCCGACGATGCCCCGGTGAACCACCCGCTTTTTGAGGACCCTGCCTGGGAGGCCATCCCCAAGGCCCACCGCGAGGCGCTTCGGGAAAAGGCCCGCGCCCAGCTCGGCACCGTGGGCGGGGGCAACCACTACGTGGATGTGTTTGCCGATGAAGAGGGGCGCATATGGGTGGGCGTGCACTTTGGCAGCCGGGGACTGGGCCACACCATTGCCAGCGGCTTCCTGGCCCTGGCCAGAGACCAGCCCTGGGGCAGCCGGGTGAAGGAGTTCGAGGCTTTGCTGGAGCTGAAAAGCCCCCTGGGCCAGGCCTACTGGGCCGCCATGGAGCTGGCCGGGCGCTACGCCTATGTGGGGCGGGAGTGGGTGGCCCGCAAGGTGGTGGAGATTCTGGGAGGAAAAGAGCTGGAGCTGGTGCACAACCACCACAACTTCGCCTGGAAGGAGGTCCACGGGGGTGAGACGCTGGTGGTGGTGCGCAAGGGGGCCACGCCGGCCTTCCCGGGCCAGAAGGGCTTTGTGGGGGGCAGCATGGGCGATGATGCGGTCATCCTCCAGGGTTCCACCAATCCCGAGGCCCGGCCCCTGCAGGAGGCCGCGCTCTACAGCACGGTCCATGGAGCCGGGCGGGTGATGAGCCGGCGGGCTGCCCTGGGCAGGCGGCGGGAGCCCGGCCGGGTGAGCCGCACAGAGATGCAGGCCTGGCTGAAGCGCAAGGGGGTGGTCCTGCGCGGGGGGGACGTGGACGAGAGCCCCCAGGTCTACCGGCGGCTTTCCGAGGTGCTAAAAGCCCAGGGCCCCACCGTCGAGGTGCTGCACGTGCTGAGACCGCTGGTGGTGGTGATGGCAGGCGAGGGGGAGTTCGACCCCTACAAAGACTAG
- a CDS encoding ABC transporter ATP-binding protein produces the protein MLEACDLHKRYRQGELEVVALEHFSFAFPPGLTAIVGPSGSGKTTLLNLLAGFDVPTRGQVRLEGRAFSSLSEDARAGLRLRHMGFVFQQWNLVPTLTALENVAFPLMLAGVGLRARTARALALLEAVGLEQRAQHLPSRLSGGEQQRVAIARALALDPPILFADEPTGNLDSLSGARVVELLLAQARAGRTVILVTHDLELARKAERILHLRDGRLARVEGLAQPVR, from the coding sequence GTGCTGGAGGCCTGCGATCTTCACAAGCGCTACCGGCAGGGCGAGCTCGAGGTGGTGGCGCTGGAGCACTTCTCCTTCGCATTCCCCCCGGGGCTCACCGCCATCGTGGGCCCCTCGGGCTCGGGCAAGACCACCCTTTTGAACCTTCTGGCCGGCTTTGACGTGCCCACCAGGGGCCAGGTTCGCCTGGAGGGCCGGGCTTTCTCGAGCCTCTCCGAGGATGCTCGGGCCGGGCTGCGCCTGCGCCACATGGGCTTCGTCTTCCAGCAGTGGAACCTGGTTCCCACCCTCACCGCCCTGGAGAACGTGGCCTTCCCCCTGATGCTGGCCGGGGTGGGCCTGAGGGCCCGCACAGCCCGGGCGCTGGCGCTTCTAGAGGCGGTGGGCCTGGAGCAGCGGGCCCAGCACCTGCCGAGCCGGCTTTCTGGGGGGGAGCAGCAGCGGGTGGCCATTGCCCGGGCTTTGGCCCTTGACCCGCCCATCCTCTTCGCCGACGAGCCCACCGGCAACCTGGACTCCCTCTCGGGGGCGCGGGTGGTGGAGCTTTTGCTGGCCCAGGCCCGGGCGGGCCGCACGGTGATTCTGGTCACGCACGACCTCGAGCTGGCCCGCAAGGCCGAGCGCATCCTGCACCTGCGCGACGGCCGGCTGGCTCGGGTGGAGGGCTTGGCCCAGCCGGTGCGCTAG
- a CDS encoding ABC transporter permease: MEVLALVYRNLRARPLRSLLTLLGIVVSTASMVLFLSFGEGLRRALGAELASVGPAIMVVPEGVQAFSPGYPELRPETLEAIQAAASGLGITQVIPTAVFARGGFDPASSFIFQGLPPGVSVQVLYPNARAAEGILDPSAGAVVGAGVAQRNNLGLGRILRLSPQVSLEVVGVLERTGGITDSFIYVPISAIHTVLGTQNYSSILVAIEPGRQAEAVAQALKARVPGIDAQTTGDVMRFAERAVRISDLVRFGISLVALVVGGLLVANTVMMSVYERIREFGLMRALGARRGFIFGLVLLEALALGLLGGFLGLALGQGASSLVNWFTVREVGLALSAVTFRLALFALLVAVVLGLLAGFLPARTASRIRIVEALGRV, encoded by the coding sequence GTGGAAGTACTGGCCTTGGTTTACCGCAACCTTAGGGCCCGGCCCCTGCGCAGTTTGCTCACGCTTTTGGGAATCGTGGTCTCTACGGCCTCCATGGTGCTTTTCCTCTCCTTCGGTGAGGGGCTGCGCCGGGCGCTGGGGGCCGAACTCGCCAGCGTGGGGCCGGCCATCATGGTGGTGCCGGAGGGGGTCCAGGCCTTCAGCCCGGGCTATCCGGAGCTGCGCCCCGAGACGCTGGAGGCCATCCAGGCGGCGGCCAGCGGCCTGGGGATTACCCAGGTGATTCCCACCGCGGTTTTCGCGCGTGGAGGCTTCGACCCAGCCAGCAGCTTCATCTTCCAGGGCCTGCCTCCGGGGGTGAGCGTTCAGGTCCTCTACCCCAACGCGCGGGCCGCCGAGGGCATCCTGGACCCCAGCGCTGGGGCGGTGGTGGGGGCGGGGGTGGCCCAGCGAAACAACCTGGGGTTGGGCAGGATCCTGCGGCTTTCTCCGCAGGTCTCCTTGGAGGTGGTGGGGGTGCTCGAGCGCACCGGCGGCATCACCGACAGCTTCATCTACGTGCCCATCTCGGCCATTCACACCGTGCTCGGCACCCAAAACTACAGCTCCATCCTGGTGGCCATAGAGCCGGGGCGCCAGGCCGAGGCGGTGGCCCAGGCCCTGAAGGCCCGGGTGCCGGGCATCGACGCCCAGACCACCGGCGATGTGATGCGCTTTGCCGAGCGGGCGGTGCGCATCTCCGACCTGGTGCGCTTCGGCATCAGCCTGGTGGCTTTGGTGGTGGGGGGGTTGCTGGTGGCCAACACGGTGATGATGTCGGTCTACGAGCGAATCCGCGAGTTCGGCTTGATGCGCGCTCTGGGGGCCCGGCGGGGCTTCATCTTCGGGCTGGTGCTGCTGGAGGCGCTGGCCCTGGGGCTTTTGGGTGGTTTTCTGGGGCTTGCGCTGGGCCAGGGGGCCTCGAGCCTGGTCAACTGGTTTACCGTGCGCGAGGTGGGCCTGGCCCTCTCGGCGGTCACCTTCCGCCTGGCCTTGTTTGCCCTTCTGGTGGCGGTGGTCCTGGGCCTTTTGGCGGGCTTCCTGCCGGCCCGCACGGCGAGCCGAATCCGCATCGTGGAGGCTTTGGGGAGGGTGTAG